In Cellvibrio polysaccharolyticus, a genomic segment contains:
- a CDS encoding MgtC/SapB family protein, with protein sequence MILNDVLRIYPFEWHSVGVALLCGFIIGFERQLRGKPVGIRTASLITLGTYFFIATSMHLQNDVTDPSRIIGQVITGIGFLGAGVMLSRDGVVLGVTSAATIWVLAAIGVCIATGFPATAVKISLVIVFVLFGVDLLEDYSQALTRGVHRKYQGWKGRGGSNGSDA encoded by the coding sequence GTGATTCTCAATGACGTGTTGCGGATCTACCCTTTTGAATGGCATTCAGTGGGTGTGGCATTGTTGTGTGGTTTTATTATCGGTTTTGAGCGGCAATTGCGCGGCAAACCGGTGGGCATTCGTACGGCATCACTAATTACGCTGGGAACCTATTTCTTTATCGCTACGTCAATGCATTTGCAAAATGACGTAACCGATCCTTCGCGAATTATCGGACAGGTTATTACCGGTATCGGTTTTCTCGGCGCCGGTGTGATGTTGTCCCGCGATGGTGTGGTGCTGGGTGTAACTTCGGCAGCCACCATCTGGGTGCTGGCGGCGATTGGTGTTTGTATCGCCACCGGGTTTCCGGCAACCGCCGTTAAAATTTCGCTGGTGATCGTGTTTGTACTTTTTGGTGTCGACTTGCTGGAAGATTATTCGCAAGCACTGACACGCGGTGTGCATCGCAAATATCAGGGATGGAAAGGGCGTGGTGGCAGTAACGGATCGGATGCCTGA
- a CDS encoding cold-shock protein — protein sequence MSDLVSGVVKWFNDDKGYGFIEREGGADVFVHFRAINGSGRKTLKEGQKVTFEVTQGQKGPQAENVTAL from the coding sequence ATGTCAGATCTGGTCTCCGGTGTTGTTAAATGGTTTAACGACGACAAGGGTTATGGTTTCATTGAGCGTGAAGGCGGTGCCGACGTGTTCGTTCACTTCCGCGCAATTAACGGCTCTGGCCGTAAAACCCTGAAAGAAGGTCAAAAAGTGACTTTCGAAGTTACTCAAGGTCAAAAAGGTCCGCAAGCGGAGAACGTAACCGCTCTGTAA
- a CDS encoding DUF3301 domain-containing protein, whose protein sequence is MPDLTSLFWLFLLFFVGFYIRRALMARESAFIAARRHCETMGVQLLDQSVYLRRIWFKRNDAGRLCLWRAFYFDFTVRGDDRYLGRVILLGKQVTAVQLDPHKFH, encoded by the coding sequence ATGCCGGATCTGACAAGCCTCTTTTGGCTCTTTCTGCTTTTCTTTGTGGGCTTCTATATACGCCGGGCACTTATGGCCAGGGAAAGTGCGTTTATAGCCGCTCGTCGCCATTGCGAAACCATGGGCGTTCAACTGCTGGATCAAAGTGTCTATTTGCGACGCATCTGGTTCAAGCGTAATGACGCCGGGCGTTTGTGCTTATGGCGCGCCTTTTATTTTGACTTTACGGTTCGCGGCGATGACCGCTATTTGGGGCGAGTTATTCTGCTGGGCAAACAGGTAACGGCAGTACAGCTCGACCCGCACAAATTTCATTGA
- a CDS encoding NUDIX domain-containing protein, whose translation MTNEIKGWRTRSSNTVYDNPWIRLTHNEVITPAGTDGIYGVVHFKNTAIGVLPLDQDNYTWLVKQSRYSLGVSTWEIPEGGCPTGEEPLAAARRELEEETGWQARQWQELLTLHLSNSVTDEKAIVFIARDLYAGEQALEPTEDIEVKRLPFSEALAMVLSGEITDAISVAAILRAALDPDINPAGRV comes from the coding sequence ATGACAAATGAGATAAAGGGTTGGCGCACCCGCTCTTCAAATACCGTTTACGACAATCCGTGGATTCGCCTCACACACAATGAGGTGATCACTCCCGCAGGCACTGACGGCATCTACGGGGTTGTGCATTTTAAAAACACCGCCATCGGTGTATTGCCGCTCGATCAGGATAATTACACCTGGCTGGTAAAACAAAGCCGTTACTCGCTGGGCGTTTCTACCTGGGAAATTCCCGAGGGGGGTTGCCCGACCGGAGAAGAACCTCTGGCCGCGGCGCGGCGTGAACTGGAAGAAGAAACCGGTTGGCAAGCGCGTCAGTGGCAGGAGTTGCTGACCTTGCACTTGTCCAACTCGGTAACCGACGAAAAGGCCATCGTGTTTATTGCCCGCGATTTATATGCGGGTGAGCAGGCGCTTGAACCCACCGAAGATATCGAAGTAAAACGTTTGCCTTTCAGTGAAGCGCTGGCGATGGTGCTGTCCGGTGAAATTACCGATGCGATATCCGTGGCTGCTATTTTGCGCGCTGCTCTTGATCCGGATATCAATCCTGCCGGCCGGGTTTGA
- a CDS encoding acyltransferase, producing the protein MRRNNTPYRVKRWRDAMTRWYVKRFVATQFDSLGSTPEVAHPRHLVIFGRHIHLGKYAHIICAPDNAVRLTTWPDKQHSGEIRIGDFCLISPGVRISSNRAIHIGDNVMLAANVSISDSDWHGIYNRIRPFRCSKPVVLENNVWLGERVIVTKGVRIGENSVIGAGAVVTRDIPANVIAAGNPARVIKAINPNRRMLKREKLFEHAEHYFHQQQELDRYLLGNNGWLNWLRSLIKPGRQD; encoded by the coding sequence ATGCGGCGCAATAATACGCCATATCGGGTAAAACGCTGGCGCGATGCCATGACCCGCTGGTATGTAAAACGCTTTGTTGCGACGCAATTCGACAGTCTCGGCTCAACGCCGGAGGTTGCCCATCCCCGCCATCTGGTTATTTTTGGCCGACATATTCACCTGGGGAAATATGCACACATTATTTGCGCGCCGGACAATGCGGTTCGCCTCACCACCTGGCCCGACAAACAGCATAGCGGCGAAATACGTATCGGTGATTTTTGTCTGATCTCGCCCGGGGTTCGCATCTCATCCAACCGCGCCATTCATATTGGCGATAACGTCATGCTGGCGGCCAATGTTTCCATCAGCGATAGCGACTGGCATGGCATTTACAACCGGATACGACCTTTCCGTTGCAGCAAACCGGTGGTATTGGAAAACAACGTCTGGCTGGGCGAGCGGGTTATTGTGACTAAAGGCGTGCGTATTGGCGAGAACAGCGTGATTGGCGCCGGAGCGGTCGTCACCCGGGATATCCCCGCCAATGTGATCGCGGCAGGCAATCCGGCGCGAGTGATCAAAGCCATCAACCCGAACCGCCGCATGCTGAAACGGGAAAAACTGTTTGAACACGCCGAGCATTATTTTCATCAGCAGCAGGAGCTGGATCGCTACCTGCTGGGCAACAATGGCTGGCTGAACTGGTTGCGCAGCCTGATCAAACCCGGCCGGCAGGATTGA
- a CDS encoding class I SAM-dependent methyltransferase, whose protein sequence is MLPLDIESVKGFLDKEEGERLYQHALEAALLGPVVEIGSYCGKSTVWLGAACQQRDQLLYAIDHHRGSEEHQPGEEWHDAALYDAELARMDSFPAFRKTLFRAGLEQTVVPVVASSAQAARHWQAPVGMVFIDGGHSAQAALTDYRCWAGHIAKGGLLAIHDVFPDPAEGGRPPFDIWQLAQVSGLFRPLPLFKTLGVLVRL, encoded by the coding sequence ATGTTGCCCCTGGATATAGAATCGGTAAAAGGTTTTCTGGATAAAGAAGAAGGTGAGCGTCTCTATCAACATGCGTTGGAGGCGGCCTTGTTGGGGCCGGTGGTAGAAATCGGCAGTTATTGTGGCAAGTCTACTGTCTGGCTGGGCGCTGCCTGCCAGCAGCGCGATCAACTGCTTTACGCGATCGATCATCACCGCGGTTCGGAAGAGCACCAGCCGGGCGAAGAATGGCATGATGCGGCTTTGTATGATGCCGAGCTGGCGCGCATGGATTCTTTTCCGGCGTTTCGTAAAACCCTGTTTCGCGCCGGGCTTGAACAAACCGTGGTGCCGGTGGTGGCCTCATCTGCCCAGGCGGCGCGTCATTGGCAGGCGCCCGTTGGCATGGTGTTTATTGACGGCGGCCACAGCGCGCAAGCAGCCCTGACCGATTACCGTTGTTGGGCGGGTCATATCGCCAAAGGCGGGTTGCTGGCTATTCACGATGTGTTTCCTGACCCGGCCGAGGGCGGCAGGCCGCCTTTTGATATCTGGCAATTGGCGCAGGTGTCCGGTTTGTTCCGCCCTTTACCGCTGTTTAAAACCCTGGGTGTTTTGGTGCGGTTGTAG
- a CDS encoding AGE family epimerase/isomerase, with protein sequence MSQSLQAAAQRLERWIKEDAIPLWLERGIDTETGVNIERLDVTGAVDREADIRVRVQARQAFFFAQAYDRGWCPQGKDVAQKMLQFVQQHAAHPTAGGGYTHLMNPHYEVIDSKQDLYDHAFFLLANAWSYRAFGDAAALAEADRLIAHLDKKFGAANGGWLEGDYAYACRRQNPHMHLFEAFLALYDATGNAKYLARTAELFALFQTRFFDESNGLLFEFFNDDWTRLADARGSWVEPGHMMEWVWLLDWYSRRSGRPVQAYLDALYARGLAIGQAPSGLLYDVVAENGDVVDTGKRCWGITELIKASLVQIRSGHPQAEAIAIKAVDDLFTYYLSASTAGSYVDRRGADDEVIVDVAPASTLYHLIVVAVELLDHCEGRVQAR encoded by the coding sequence ATGTCCCAATCTCTTCAGGCTGCAGCGCAGCGGCTGGAACGCTGGATCAAAGAAGATGCCATTCCCCTGTGGCTGGAACGCGGTATTGATACGGAAACCGGCGTTAATATCGAGCGCCTGGATGTTACCGGTGCGGTTGATCGCGAAGCTGATATTCGGGTGCGCGTACAGGCGCGTCAGGCTTTCTTTTTCGCTCAGGCCTATGACCGGGGCTGGTGCCCGCAAGGTAAGGACGTCGCGCAAAAGATGTTGCAGTTTGTGCAGCAACACGCGGCTCACCCGACCGCTGGCGGTGGTTACACCCATTTAATGAATCCGCATTACGAAGTCATTGATAGCAAGCAGGATCTTTATGATCACGCGTTTTTTCTGCTGGCTAACGCCTGGAGTTACCGCGCTTTTGGCGATGCAGCGGCGCTGGCCGAAGCTGACCGCTTGATCGCTCACCTGGATAAAAAATTCGGCGCGGCCAATGGCGGCTGGCTGGAAGGTGACTACGCTTACGCCTGCCGTCGACAGAACCCGCACATGCATTTGTTCGAGGCATTCCTGGCGCTCTACGACGCTACCGGCAATGCCAAATACCTTGCGCGTACTGCCGAACTGTTTGCGCTTTTTCAAACCCGCTTCTTCGACGAAAGCAACGGCCTGTTGTTTGAATTTTTCAATGATGACTGGACTCGCCTTGCCGACGCGCGCGGCAGTTGGGTTGAGCCAGGCCACATGATGGAATGGGTATGGTTGCTGGATTGGTACAGCCGTCGCAGCGGTCGTCCGGTGCAGGCGTATCTGGATGCCTTGTATGCGCGGGGTCTTGCTATTGGCCAGGCGCCATCAGGGTTGTTGTATGACGTGGTGGCAGAAAATGGCGATGTGGTTGACACCGGCAAGCGTTGCTGGGGTATTACCGAGCTGATCAAAGCCAGCCTGGTGCAGATCCGCTCCGGCCATCCGCAGGCTGAGGCAATCGCCATCAAGGCGGTGGATGACCTGTTCACTTACTACCTGAGCGCATCTACCGCAGGTTCCTACGTGGATCGTCGTGGTGCTGACGATGAAGTGATTGTGGATGTAGCACCTGCCAGTACGCTCTATCATTTGATCGTGGTGGCGGTCGAGCTGCTGGATCATTGCGAAGGACGTGTGCAAGCACGCTAG